The candidate division KSB1 bacterium genome contains a region encoding:
- a CDS encoding arginine decarboxylase, pyruvoyl-dependent has translation MNPLIPKKLFFTKGVGHHRNQLQSLEIGLRNCGIEHCNIVNVSSIFPPECKIISKAEGIQQLSHGQITFVVMAKASTNEPNRLIAASIGLAQPEDKKQYGYISEHHAYGETKIKASDFAEDLAATMLASTLGIELDPDKAWNERKQLYITDQNRQFRTRSIAQSTKGHKDGLWTTALACAVMLID, from the coding sequence ATGAACCCGTTAATACCCAAAAAACTGTTTTTCACAAAGGGGGTTGGTCATCATAGAAACCAACTCCAGAGCCTCGAAATAGGGCTTCGGAATTGCGGCATTGAACACTGCAACATCGTGAATGTATCGAGTATTTTTCCTCCTGAGTGCAAAATTATTTCAAAAGCCGAAGGCATTCAACAATTGAGTCATGGACAGATAACTTTTGTGGTCATGGCGAAGGCATCTACGAATGAACCTAATCGGCTCATTGCCGCGTCTATTGGCTTGGCCCAACCCGAAGACAAAAAACAGTACGGCTACATAAGTGAACATCATGCTTACGGTGAGACAAAGATAAAAGCTTCGGATTTTGCTGAAGATTTGGCCGCCACGATGTTGGCCTCTACCCTTGGCATTGAATTAGATCCAGATAAGGCCTGGAACGAACGCAAACAATTATATATCACCGACCAAAATCGCCAGTTCCGAACCCGGAGCATCGCTCAATCGACGAAAGGCCATAAAGATGGTTTGTGGACAACTGCCCTGGCCTGTGCCGTGATGTTAATCGATTAA
- a CDS encoding deoxyhypusine synthase family protein, whose protein sequence is MGSTTVSSFIKKHFRHFNAAVVVDAAEAYKDFVSSGGQMMMTLAGAMSTAEIGLSLAELIRQNKVHAICCTGANLEEDIFNLVAHEHYVRIPNYRSLTGEDENELLERHLNRVTDTCIPEEEAMRRVEGAILKEWMAADENGESFFPHEFIYHLIEQKKLEEFYQIDPKDSWVVACCEKKLPIFVPGWEDSTLGNIYASHCLKKTIRNVHTVRSGIEQMISLADWYRKISQQSPVGFFQIGGGIAGDFPICVVPMLKQDMNLQDTEVWKYFCQISDSTTSYGSYSGAVPNEKITWGKLAVDTPKFIIESDASIVAPLIFTYVLEDK, encoded by the coding sequence ATGGGATCCACAACGGTTTCTTCATTTATTAAAAAACATTTCCGTCATTTTAATGCCGCAGTTGTAGTGGACGCCGCCGAGGCATACAAAGATTTCGTTTCCTCGGGCGGGCAAATGATGATGACGCTTGCCGGCGCGATGAGTACGGCGGAGATCGGCTTGTCGCTTGCTGAACTGATTCGGCAAAACAAGGTTCACGCCATTTGCTGCACCGGCGCCAATTTGGAGGAAGATATTTTCAATCTCGTCGCGCATGAGCACTATGTGCGCATCCCGAATTATCGAAGTTTAACCGGTGAAGATGAGAATGAACTTTTAGAGCGGCATCTGAACCGGGTCACCGATACGTGTATTCCAGAGGAAGAGGCGATGAGGCGAGTCGAGGGCGCCATTCTAAAAGAGTGGATGGCTGCGGATGAGAACGGGGAAAGTTTTTTCCCTCACGAGTTCATTTATCATTTAATCGAACAAAAAAAGCTGGAGGAATTTTATCAAATTGATCCCAAGGATAGCTGGGTTGTGGCCTGCTGCGAAAAGAAACTGCCAATCTTTGTACCCGGCTGGGAAGACTCAACCCTGGGCAACATTTACGCTTCGCATTGCCTGAAGAAAACCATTCGCAATGTCCACACGGTGCGCAGCGGAATTGAACAGATGATTTCACTGGCGGATTGGTACCGAAAAATTTCGCAGCAGTCTCCTGTGGGCTTTTTCCAAATTGGCGGCGGCATCGCCGGTGACTTCCCGATTTGTGTCGTCCCCATGTTGAAACAAGATATGAATTTGCAGGATACCGAGGTCTGGAAATATTTTTGCCAGATCAGTGATTCAACCACAAGTTATGGTTCTTATTCCGGCGCGGTGCCAAATGAAAAAATTACCTGGGGAAAATTGGCTGTCGACACGCCGAAATTCATCATTGAATCGGACGCCAGTATCGTCGCTCCGCTCATTTTTACTTATGTTTTGGAGGACAAATGA
- a CDS encoding alpha/beta fold hydrolase: MSQVYFNKPIVKAVGCSIALLILTSCEKSKELTIEEGLREINGTQLYTKVMGEGEPIVILHGGPGMDHTYFLPQMAELAETHKLIFFDQRVSGRSSLDVDSSAITMRHFIDDIEEIRKTFNLGKMNLMGHSWGGLLAMFYGITYPENLKSLMILNSTPASSELMAKTLPRLTPEDSLQRLEILNSDAFKNRESAAFEKLFRIHFRGAFYDRSLADSLTLTFQPGFAETSLKLKNLYKDIASYDIHHDLSKINCPTLVVHGDHDDNPLEGSQKIHENIPNSKFVLLKNCGHFPFVERPKEFFGVIRDFLQKRT; the protein is encoded by the coding sequence ATGTCACAAGTTTATTTCAACAAACCAATCGTCAAAGCTGTTGGGTGTTCTATAGCGCTTTTAATTTTAACCTCATGTGAAAAAAGCAAAGAACTCACTATCGAAGAGGGACTGCGAGAAATAAACGGTACCCAACTCTATACCAAAGTCATGGGTGAGGGCGAGCCGATTGTGATTTTGCACGGCGGACCGGGAATGGATCACACCTATTTTCTACCGCAAATGGCTGAATTGGCTGAGACACACAAGTTGATTTTCTTTGACCAAAGAGTGAGTGGCCGCTCTTCACTCGATGTTGATTCAAGCGCAATCACCATGCGCCATTTTATCGATGACATCGAAGAGATTCGCAAAACTTTTAATTTGGGAAAAATGAATCTGATGGGCCACTCCTGGGGTGGGCTGCTGGCGATGTTTTATGGGATTACTTACCCCGAGAATCTGAAATCCCTGATGATTCTTAACTCAACTCCTGCGAGCTCGGAGTTGATGGCGAAGACCCTGCCGAGATTAACTCCCGAAGACAGCCTGCAGCGTCTGGAAATCTTAAACTCAGATGCCTTTAAAAACCGAGAGTCTGCTGCATTTGAAAAATTATTTCGAATCCATTTCCGCGGCGCTTTCTATGACCGCAGCCTCGCCGATAGTTTAACGCTTACTTTCCAGCCGGGCTTTGCTGAAACCAGCCTAAAACTGAAAAACCTCTACAAGGACATTGCAAGTTATGATATTCACCATGACCTGAGTAAAATTAACTGCCCGACTTTAGTCGTTCACGGCGACCATGATGACAATCCGTTGGAAGGCAGTCAAAAAATTCATGAAAACATTCCCAACTCAAAATTTGTGCTGTTGAAAAATTGCGGGCATTTCCCGTTTGTTGAGAGGCCTAAAGAATTTTTTGGTGTTATAAGGGATTTCTTACAGAAAAGAACCTAA
- the speB gene encoding agmatinase, producing the protein MEISKKQFLGTDAGTAIFEDAAVIVIPFGYEGGASYGKGTAKGPEAIIDASCYLELYDEVLEVEPYRVGICTVTPPDIPETPDAMNRMVYETTREILDKNKFIVSVGGDHSITSGYCRTLKEKYGALSVIQIDAHADLRQSYQGSKLSHACVMSRIREMTSDTLQLGIRSMSAEEAQRIQNEQIVVCTLHEFRVGGFDLTVALQRLPDPVFITFDVDVFDWSVVRSTGTPEPGGLLWDEAISLLRQIFSLKRVVGFDVVELAYDEHDRNSAFAAAKLIYKMIGFKFISQIKAV; encoded by the coding sequence ATGGAAATTTCTAAAAAACAGTTCCTCGGAACAGATGCCGGAACCGCAATTTTTGAGGATGCGGCTGTCATTGTGATCCCTTTTGGTTACGAAGGCGGTGCCTCCTACGGCAAAGGCACGGCAAAAGGACCGGAAGCCATTATCGACGCTTCCTGCTATCTGGAATTGTACGATGAAGTTTTGGAAGTCGAACCTTACAGGGTTGGCATCTGTACGGTTACGCCGCCTGACATTCCCGAAACTCCCGACGCGATGAATCGAATGGTTTATGAGACCACCAGAGAGATTCTCGATAAGAATAAATTCATCGTGTCGGTTGGCGGCGATCATTCGATCACGTCTGGCTACTGCCGGACGCTTAAAGAAAAATATGGTGCACTGTCCGTTATTCAAATTGATGCGCACGCGGATTTAAGGCAATCGTACCAAGGCAGCAAATTGAGTCATGCCTGTGTTATGTCAAGGATTCGAGAGATGACATCCGATACACTGCAATTGGGAATTCGCAGCATGTCTGCTGAGGAGGCTCAACGCATTCAAAATGAGCAGATCGTTGTTTGTACCCTGCACGAATTCCGCGTCGGCGGCTTTGATCTAACCGTAGCGCTGCAGCGGCTGCCCGATCCCGTTTTCATCACTTTTGATGTGGATGTTTTTGATTGGAGCGTTGTCAGAAGCACCGGCACGCCGGAACCGGGTGGTTTGCTCTGGGATGAAGCAATATCACTCCTGCGTCAGATTTTTTCGTTAAAAAGGGTTGTCGGATTTGACGTCGTGGAGTTAGCATACGATGAACACGATCGCAATTCGGCTTTTGCCGCAGCCAAGTTGATCTACAAAATGATCGGATTTAAATTTATAAGCCAAATAAAAGCAGTTTAA